The Mytilus galloprovincialis chromosome 4, xbMytGall1.hap1.1, whole genome shotgun sequence genome contains a region encoding:
- the LOC143073689 gene encoding U6 snRNA-associated Sm-like protein LSm6, with protein sequence MSRKQTPSEFLKQIIGRPVVVKLNSGVDYRGVLACLDGYMNIALEQTEEYVNGQLKNKYGDAFIRGNNVLYISTQKRRI encoded by the exons ATGAGTAGAAAACAGACTCCCAGTGAGTTTTTGAAACAAATCATAGGCAGACCTGTTGTAGTTAAGCTGAATTCAGGTGTGGATTACAGAG GTGTCTTAGCTTGCTTGGATGGATATATGAACATTGCTTTGGAACAAACAGAAGAATATGTGAATGGacagctgaaaaacaaatatggagaTGCCTTCATTAGGGGAAATAATG TATTATACATCAGTACACAGAAGAGAAGGATATGA
- the LOC143073688 gene encoding iron-sulfur cluster co-chaperone protein HscB-like, producing MSAPMQLLKSFQKLISSNIRQINTFSSKEICYIHFIANQRTRQYHSFNCHTPSLHQGTFYGKTSLRNRRNYSLQHRECWRCGKPTNTKEDIFFCKCGVVQSVNSLSYFEIMSLDDSFDVDTAVLSQKYKELQKLLHPDKHTLKSEEEKILFEEQSSLVNKAYSTLVKPLNRALYMLEQTGHPIEEQNSNVDQEFLMEIMEINEDIADADSPESLKPIEIINKKRLDDNISQVSTAFQEGDITAAKQLVIKLKYFTNIDDKIKDIYRGQF from the exons ATGTCTGCGCCCATGCAGTTATTAAAATCGTTTCAAAAGTTGATATCTTCCAATATAAGACAAATTAATACATTTTCAAGTAAAGAAATATGTTACATTCATTTTATAGCAAATCAACGAACTAGACAATACCACAGTTTTAATTGTCATACGCCAAGTTTACACCAGGGTACCTTTTATGGCAAAACCTCCTTACGAAATCGAAGGAATTATAGTCTACAACATAGAGAATGTTGGCGTTGTGGAAAACCAACAAATACCAAGGAAGACATATTTTTCTGCAAGTGTGGGGTTGTTCAATCAGTCAACTCATTGTCTTATTTCGAAATAATGAGCTTAGATGATAGTTTTGATGTTGACACAGCAGTCTTGTCACAAAAGTACAAAGAATTACAAAAGTTGCTGCATCCAGACAAGCACACATTAAAATCAGAG GAAGAAAAAATCCTTTTTGAAGAGCAGTCATCCCTAGTAAACAAAGCTTACAGTACTTTGGTTAAACCTTTGAATCGAGCATTATACATGCTTGAACAAACTGGACACCCAATAGAGGAACAGAATAGTAATGTTGATCAAGAATTCTTAATGGAAATCATGGAAATCAATGAAGACATTGCTGATGCTGATTCTCCAGAGTCACTCAAACCTATagaaataataaacaagaaaagaTTGGATGATAACATAAGTCAAGTATCTACAGCCTTTCAGGAAGGGGACATAACTGCAGCTAAACAGCTTGTCATAAAACTCAAATATTTCACAAATATTGATGACAAAATCAAAGACATTTACAGAGGCCAGTTTTGA
- the LOC143073690 gene encoding receptor expression-enhancing protein 5-like isoform X3, whose product MSAKVGDALKSVMKTIKHTFSSKDRIDNCKALAAFLGIYLMVGYGAQFVCNFVGFLYPAYASVKAIESRQKEDDTQWLTYWVVYSFFALVEFFADIFLFWIPFYWFLKCVFLVWCMAPIASNGSQMIYHRLIKPIVLKYQNKIDDAIDKAADRLQEVFGIAKQKVGDFAEDIGRGAANDAIRKRMADATKDE is encoded by the exons ATGTCAGCTAAAGTAGGAGATGCTCTTAAATCTGTTATGAAGACCATAAAGCACACATTTTCATCAAAAGATAGAATTGATAATTGTAAAG CTCTGGCAGCATTTTTGGGCATTTATTTAATGGTAGGATATGGAGCCCAGTTTGTTTGTAACTTTGTTGGATTCCTCTATCCAGCTTATGCATC AGTAAAAGCCATAGAGAGTCGTCAGAAAGAAGATGATACACAATGGTTGACGTACTGGGTGGTCTATAGCTTTTTCGCATTGGTTGAGTTCTTCGCTGACATTTTCCTGTTCTGGATCCCATTTTACTGGTTTCTGAAG TGTGTGTTCTTGGTATGGTGTATGGCTCCTATTGCTTCTAATGGCTCCCAGATGATCTACCATCGTCTGATCAAACCTATTGTCCTCAAGtaccaaaataaaattgatgatgCTATCGACAAGGCTGCTGATAGACTACAAGAAG TGTTTGGTATAGCAAAACAAAAAG tTGGAGATTTTGCTGAAGATATAGGAAGAGGAGCTGCCAATGATGCTATTAGGAAGAGAATGGCCGACGCCACTAAAGATGAATAA
- the LOC143073690 gene encoding receptor expression-enhancing protein 5-like isoform X1 produces the protein MASTTSGTAEGWKAKLNKALQEKNFFTDLLQKIEDKTGVRRMYIVIALAAFLGIYLMVGYGAQFVCNFVGFLYPAYASVKAIESRQKEDDTQWLTYWVVYSFFALVEFFADIFLFWIPFYWFLKCVFLVWCMAPIASNGSQMIYHRLIKPIVLKYQNKIDDAIDKAADRLQEVFGIAKQKVGDFAEDIGRGAANDAIRKRMADATKDE, from the exons ATGGCCAGCACGACTTCAGGAACTGCGGAGGGATGGAAGGCAAAATTAAACAAAGCTTTGCAGGAAAAGAATTTTTTCACCGATTTATTGCAAAAGATCGAAGACAAAACTGGCGTTCGACGCATGTATATAGTAATTG CTCTGGCAGCATTTTTGGGCATTTATTTAATGGTAGGATATGGAGCCCAGTTTGTTTGTAACTTTGTTGGATTCCTCTATCCAGCTTATGCATC AGTAAAAGCCATAGAGAGTCGTCAGAAAGAAGATGATACACAATGGTTGACGTACTGGGTGGTCTATAGCTTTTTCGCATTGGTTGAGTTCTTCGCTGACATTTTCCTGTTCTGGATCCCATTTTACTGGTTTCTGAAG TGTGTGTTCTTGGTATGGTGTATGGCTCCTATTGCTTCTAATGGCTCCCAGATGATCTACCATCGTCTGATCAAACCTATTGTCCTCAAGtaccaaaataaaattgatgatgCTATCGACAAGGCTGCTGATAGACTACAAGAAG TGTTTGGTATAGCAAAACAAAAAG tTGGAGATTTTGCTGAAGATATAGGAAGAGGAGCTGCCAATGATGCTATTAGGAAGAGAATGGCCGACGCCACTAAAGATGAATAA
- the LOC143073690 gene encoding receptor expression-enhancing protein 5-like isoform X2, which yields MASTTSGTAEGWKAKLNKALQEKNFFTDLLQKIEDKTGVRRMYIVIALAAFLGIYLMVGYGAQFVCNFVGFLYPAYASVKAIESRQKEDDTQWLTYWVVYSFFALVEFFADIFLFWIPFYWFLKCVFLVWCMAPIASNGSQMIYHRLIKPIVLKYQNKIDDAIDKAADRLQEVGDFAEDIGRGAANDAIRKRMADATKDE from the exons ATGGCCAGCACGACTTCAGGAACTGCGGAGGGATGGAAGGCAAAATTAAACAAAGCTTTGCAGGAAAAGAATTTTTTCACCGATTTATTGCAAAAGATCGAAGACAAAACTGGCGTTCGACGCATGTATATAGTAATTG CTCTGGCAGCATTTTTGGGCATTTATTTAATGGTAGGATATGGAGCCCAGTTTGTTTGTAACTTTGTTGGATTCCTCTATCCAGCTTATGCATC AGTAAAAGCCATAGAGAGTCGTCAGAAAGAAGATGATACACAATGGTTGACGTACTGGGTGGTCTATAGCTTTTTCGCATTGGTTGAGTTCTTCGCTGACATTTTCCTGTTCTGGATCCCATTTTACTGGTTTCTGAAG TGTGTGTTCTTGGTATGGTGTATGGCTCCTATTGCTTCTAATGGCTCCCAGATGATCTACCATCGTCTGATCAAACCTATTGTCCTCAAGtaccaaaataaaattgatgatgCTATCGACAAGGCTGCTGATAGACTACAAGAAG tTGGAGATTTTGCTGAAGATATAGGAAGAGGAGCTGCCAATGATGCTATTAGGAAGAGAATGGCCGACGCCACTAAAGATGAATAA